The following DNA comes from Chitinophaga nivalis.
CCCGCGGATCGGATATTAAAAGAGGTGCCCAGTACGGTAGTGGTGAAGGTAGCCGCATGAATGATGAAGGGATGATCCAGGTCTTTATTCACTTCAAAAAATGCTTCCCCATTCAGGTAAACTTCCCGTTTATTTTCACTGAATACAGCAGGATAGCGTAAGGTGGTTCCGCCGTTTAGCCGGATACGGGTACCATCCGGCAGCAGGACTACTTTGGAAGTCCCCTTGGCGGTTGACACGCTATCCATTTGTAGCGTTACAGCCAGATGTGGGGAAGGAGCGGGAGAAAAGCGCTGGTACATGAGCAGGCAGATACCCAGGAGTATGGCCGCTACACAGGCACGTTTGAGGTAGTATAGCAGGGTGGGCGACTTTTTGTTGGTTGCTTGGGTAGGAGTAACCCCTATGACAGGCCGTAATATACGTTCTTCCATGCCGGCAGGCAGGGTGTAACCAGGTGTATGCTCCAGTATACTTAAAGGCAACAGGTCATCAGCTAAGCCAGGCGAATGCGCATGGTCAGTCATGTATTGTTGCAACATGGCTTTCTCTTCCGGGCTGGCCTCGCCGGCCAGTACTTTTTGTGTAAGGGCTTGTGCCTGTTGAATATTCACGTTGACAAAACTTTATACTAACAAGTACAAA
Coding sequences within:
- a CDS encoding FecR family protein produces the protein MNIQQAQALTQKVLAGEASPEEKAMLQQYMTDHAHSPGLADDLLPLSILEHTPGYTLPAGMEERILRPVIGVTPTQATNKKSPTLLYYLKRACVAAILLGICLLMYQRFSPAPSPHLAVTLQMDSVSTAKGTSKVVLLPDGTRIRLNGGTTLRYPAVFSENKREVYLNGEAFFEVNKDLDHPFIIHAATFTTTVLGTSFNIRSAGKQDLAEVAVATGKVQVAITGQPSQDAITLLTPGEKATYHSGHSTGWKKSQTPIASIGAWRNREFIYDQTPLSIILSDLENAYGLNFQVKNNRVLSCTYSVKFKQMTAKQIMATLALMSEVRFLTKDSLIEVSGNSCN